GCGGCCTCCGGCTGTGGCCCGCCTAGTGAGCCGGGCCGAGATCGGTGTCGTCGGCGGATGATGTTTCGCCTGCCCGAAGGGCCGCTGCCCTTCGGCGCGGGTCGTATGCCGGTCCGACGCCGTCGATCAGCAGCAGATCCCCCTCGATGTGATCGGCCCGCAGGTGCTTGATCTCCTGGTATGCGGGCGATCGGTACCAGGCGCGTGCGACGGCCAGGTCGGGGAATTCAATCAGGACCATGCTGCCGTGCCAGGTCCCTTCGAGTACCTCGGCGGGTGGCCCGTGGACGATGAAGCGGCCGCAGTACGGGTCAAGGGTGGCCTGGATGCGTCCCGGGTACTCCAGGATCTCGGGGTGGTGACGCCGCTCGCGCAGATGCGCGAAGCCGTAGGCGGGCATATCGGGTTCCTCTGCCGGTCGGTCCGTGTCCCCGTGCGGGAGCGGTGAACGTAGCCGCCGGGTGCATTCGGCGGCCATTACCCCCGAGGTAATCGATCTCGGTCGGGGTGTCCGCGGAGGATGAGGGCCTCGGAGCGACAAGGGGCCGTCGTGACGAGGACGGTACGGGGGTGGGGGGATGTTCACGCACAGGCGCAGGGTGTTGGGGATCTCGTGGGTGGGTGCCGGAGTGGCGTTGGCCATCTCGGCCACGGCCCGGCCCGGCGCAGCGGCGGTGAAGGCCTCGGGGACGGATTGCCCGGAGGCGCGGGCCGGCATCGAGCGGCTGGAAGGACGTATCACGCCCAACGTCTGCGCCTTTCGGCCTGGGCAACCACACGCCAACCGGCCGGTGATGCCGACGCACCGCGTCCCGCGGCGACACGAGCAAGCACAGCTCGTAGGGGATGCACTCGACGCGGCTCTTGTCATCGACGACCGCTGCCCGACATT
This sequence is a window from Streptomyces parvus. Protein-coding genes within it:
- a CDS encoding DUF1330 domain-containing protein; this encodes MPAYGFAHLRERRHHPEILEYPGRIQATLDPYCGRFIVHGPPAEVLEGTWHGSMVLIEFPDLAVARAWYRSPAYQEIKHLRADHIEGDLLLIDGVGPAYDPRRRAAALRAGETSSADDTDLGPAH